The DNA segment CTCCCCCGCTTTCCACATCTCCAGTCACCCTGCCGACTCCTGCCGCGGGAGGCATCAGCCGCGCCTCGTGCCTGCGGCGAGGTCGACGGCGCGCTCGTAGACGATCTCGTCGAGACCCGGGCTTCCCCCGGACTCGTCGATCAGGCGGACGAGGGCACTGCCGACGACCACTCCGTCGGCGAGCTTCGCCACGGCCGCGACCTGCGGCCGGGTCGAGATGCCGAAACCGACCGCGAGAGGCAGCCTGAGCTTCTTGCCGAGCGCCCGGACTTCGCCCGCCAGGGCCGCCGGCAGCTCGCGCTTCTCGCCAGTCACTCCGGTGCGCGAAACGTAGTAGACGAAACCGCTTCCCAGCCGCGCCACCGCTCGTACCCGGTCGCGGGTCGAGGTCGGCGCGAGGAGGAAGATGGCGTCGAGGCCGTGCGCCCGCAGCGCGTCGAGGTACTCGCCCTCGGCCTCCTCCGGCGGCAGATCGACGCACAGGACGCCATCGACGCCCGACGCTGCGGCATGCTCGGCGAAACGCGCGACGCCGTAGGCGTGAATTGGATTGAAGTAGGTGAAGAGGACGACCGGGATGCCGAGCCGCGGCTGCAGGCGGGCCACCAGCGCGAGGATCCCGACCAGGGTCGTGCCCGAGGCGAGAGCGCGCGCCGCCGCGGCCTGATTCACCGGCCCGTCGGCAATCGGATCGCTGAACGGCACTCCGAGCTCGAGGATGTCGGCCCCCGCCGCCGCGAGCGCGATGGCGAGCCGCTCGGTCGCCGCGAGATCGGGATCGCCGGCGGTGATGTAGGGGATGAACGCCGCCCGGCGCTCGCTCTTGGCGCGCGCGAAAGCCTGCGTCAGGGGACGCGCGGCGGCGGCGGCCCGGCGGGCTCCCAGAAGACTCAGGACCTTCATGCCTTCCTCCTCCCTGGCTTCGCTGCAGGTGCCGCCCCGGAAGCCGGATGTCCGGCGTCCCATCCGATGACCGACTCGAGATCCTTGTCGCCGCGTCCGGAGAGGTTCACCAGCAGCACGTGTCGGCGCGACAGCTTCGACGCCCGCTTCATCGCCTCGGCGACCGCGTGGGCGCTCTCGAGCGCCGGCAGGATTCCCTCGGTCCGGGCCAGCCGGTGGAACGCCGCGATCGCCTCCGCGTCGGTCGCGCTGGTGTACTCGACCCGGCCGAGCTGGCGCAGCAACGCGTGCTCCGGTCCGACTGCCGGATAGTCGAGCCCCGCCGAAACCGAATGAGTGGCCGCCACCTGACCGTCCGCATCCTGCAGCACCATCGTGCGCGTGCCGTGCAGCACGCCGAGCGCGCCGCCGTCGCGGGCGAAGCGCGCCGCATGCTCCCCCAGCCCCTTGCCGCGGCCGCCCGCCTCCACCCCGATGAGGCGCACGGTCGGATCCTCGAGAAAGGCCGAAAAGAGACCGATCGCGTTCGAGCCTCCGCCGACGCAGGCGATCGCGGCGTCGGGACCCTTACGCCCGGTGCGCTTCAGGATCTGGCGCTTCGCCTCCTCGCCGATCACGCGATGGAAGTCGCGCACCATGCGCGGAAACGGATCGGGTCCCAGGACGGAGCCCAGGATGTAGTGCGTCGTGCGCACGTTCGTCACCCAGTCGCGCATCGCCTCGTTGATCGCGTCCTTCAGGGTCTTCGACCCGGAAGCGACCGGCACGACCTCGGTGCCGAGGAGCCGCATTCGTTCGACGTTGGGATGCTGGCGACGCATGTCCTCCTCACCCATGTAAACGACGCAGTCGAGGCCGAGCAGAGCCGCGGCGGTCGCGGTCGCGACGCCGTGCTGGCCGGCACCGGTCTCGGCGATCACTCGCTTCTTCTTCATCGCCCGCGCGAGGAGAGCCTGACCGAGAGCGTTGTTGATCTTGTGCGCACCGGTATGCAGGAGGTCTTCGCGCTTGAGAAAGATGCGTGCCCCGCCGAGCTCGGTCGACAGGCGCTCGGCGAAGGTGAGCGGCGTCGGACGGCCGACGTAATTGTGCAGCAGCTCGTCCAGCTCCTCGCGAAAGCGCCGGTCGCGCGACAGCCTGTCGTAAGCGCGCGCCAACTCCTCGAGCGGCGCCATCAGGGTCTCGGGCGCAAATCGCCCACCGAACGGCCCGAACCGGCCGCGCTCGTCGGGTCCCGTCGACATTCTCTTCCTAAGTCCGGCCACGTTTGAGCTCCTCGAACAGCATCTTCATTCTCCGCGGATCCTTGACGCCCGGGCTGACCTCCACTCCCGAATTGACGTCGACCCCATCTGCGGCGCTCTCGGTGAGCGCCCGCCGCACGTTCTCGGGCGAGATACCGCCCGCGATGATCATCGGCTTCGGCGACCGCACCTCGCGCAGCCCCCGCCAGTCCCAGGTGATGCCGGTGCCGCCGAAGAGCTTGGCGCTCGGTGTGTCGACGAGGAAGCCCCAGACGTGCGGGTGCCGCGCGATATGCACCGGCGTCACCGGGAGGCTGCGGAAGACCTTGATCGCCCGCTTGCCGAGGACCGCCACCTCATCGGGCCACTCGTCGCCGTGCAGCTGCGCGAAGTCGAGGCCGATCGTATCCATGATCGCCATGAGCTCGCGGCTGGGGGTATTCACGAAGACGCCGACCGTGCGCACCTGGCCGCGCACCGCATCGGCGATTTCCCGCGCCTTGCCGAGCGAGAGGCTGCGAGGACTGCGTGGAAACAGATTGAGCCCCAGGAAGTCGGCGCCGAGCGCCGCGGCGATCATGGCGTCGTGGACGCGCGTGATGCCGCAGATCTTGACCAGCGGTCTCATGCGAAGAGCTCCGCGAGCTTCTCCGCCGGATTCCCGCCGAGAAGGAGGCTCTCGCCGACGAGGAAGGCGTCGAAGCCGGCGGCGCGCAGCCGCTCGACGTCGGAGCGCTTCGCGATGCCGCTCTCCGCGACGGCGAGCGCCAGCGGCGGCAGCTTCGGGCGCATGCCGATCGAATGCTCGAGATCGACCTCGAATGTGCGCAGGTCGCGGTTGTTCACTCCGATCATCTCCCACTCGGCTCCGGCGAGCAGGTCGAGATCGGACAGGTCGTGGGTCTCGACGAGCGGAGCGAGGCCGCGCTCGCGCGACGCCGCCGCCCAACCGGCGAGCTCGACGGCCGAATAGAGCGCGGCGACGAGCAGGATGGCGTCGGCCCCGGCCTCGACCGCCCAGTCGAGCTGGCGGAGGTCGACCACGAACTCCTTGGCGATCGCCGGCAGACCGCAGGCGGCCTTGCAGGCGGCGAGCAGCTCGTAGCTGCCGAAGAAGTAATCCGGCTCGACCACCACCGAGAGAGCCGCCGCCCCCGCCGCGGCGTAGGCCGCGGCCTGGGCCACCGGGTCGAACCGGCCGGCGAGCGAGCCGAGGCGAGGCGAGCCCATCTTCACCTCGGCGATGACTGCCCTACCGCGCCGTGCAGCCAGCGCCGACACGAACGGATTGTCGGGCGCGCCAGAAAGCGAAAAGCTTCCGGTAAATGAAGGTGGCGTCCGGTGCACAGGGGAGACTCCCAGGCGCTGGCGGCGGCTGGCGACGATGCGTTGCAGGATGTCGGCGGGCGGCACTGGGTTGTTTTTCCTTTACTGGAAGCTTTTCAGCGCCAGAAGTTTCGCATGCGCCGCGCCGGAGACAAGCACGGCCCTCGCCATCTCGACACCCTCGGCAATCGAGGCGGCCCTCCCGCCCACATAGAGCGCCGCGCCGGCGTTCAGGGCGACGATATCGGTGAGCGCGCCGGTCTCGCCCTCCAGCAACTCCAGCAGCCGGGTCGCGTTCTCCTCCGGAGCGCCTCCGGCGAGGGCTTCGGGCGCAGCGCGCCGGACTCCGGCCGATTCCGGAGTGAGCTCATACGTCTCGACCTCCCCTTGCCGCACTTCGGCGACGTGGGTGAGGGTCGTGGTGGTGATCTCGTCGAGGCCGTCGTCGCCGTGCACGACGAGCGCGTGCTCGCATCCCAGCGCCGCGAGGACCCGCGCCACCGGCTCGACGCGGTCACGGGCGTAGACCCCGATCAGCTGCCGGCGCGCCGCCGCAGGGTTGGTGAGTGGCCCGAGGAGGTTGAAGATCGTCCGCACGCCGAGCGCCCGCCGCACCGGCACGACGGCCCGGGTCGCGGGATGGTGCGTCGGAGCGAACAGGAACGCGATTCCGATCTCCTCGAGCTGGCGCCCGGAGGTCGCGGGCGCAACCTCGACCGGCAACCCCAGCGCGACGAGGAGATCCGCGCTCCCGGAGCGCGACGAGACCGCGCGGTTGCCGTGCTTGGCGACGGTCGCTCCCGCCGCCGCCGCGACGAACGCCGCCGCGGTCGAGATGTTGAACGTTCCGCGGCCGTCGCCACCGGTGCCGCAGGTGTCGATCACCTCGGCGATGGCGTGGGGTACGCCTCGCACCCGGGCCCGCATCGCCTCCACCGCGCCGGCGATCTCGTCCGTGGTCTCCCCTTTCATCGCCAGGGCGACGAGCAGCGCGGCGATCTGGCTCTCGGCGAGCTCGCCGTCCATGATCCGCCCGAAGAGCGCCGCGACCTCCTCGCGCCGCAGATCCTCGCGGTCGAGCAGGCGCTGGAGCAGGTGCGCCGGTTCGCTCATTCGGCGACCGCCACCGGCAGCCCGCAGCGGGCGAGGAAGTTGGTGACGATCCGCGGCCCCGCGACCGTCAGGACCGACTCGGGGTGGAACTGGACGCCCCAATAGGGCAGTTCCCGGTGCCGTAAAGCCATGACGATTCCGTCGTCGCTCCAGGCGATCGCCTCGAGCTCGGGCGGCAGGGTCGCTTCGCGCACCTCGAGCGAGTGGTAGCGCGTCGCTTCGAACGGGTTCGGGACGCCGGCGAAGATTCCCTCGCCCGAGTGCCGCACCGCCGAGGTCTTGCCGTGCATCAGCACCGGTGCGCGATCGACCGTGGCGCCGAACGACTCCCCCAGCGCCTGATGCCCGAGGCAGACGCCGAAAATCGGCAGGTCCGGGCGCCGCGCGAGCAGCGGGACGCAGACGCCGGACTCCCCGGGCCGGCCGGGGCCGGGAGAGAGCAGGATCCCGGCCGGGCGCATCGCCAGGAGCTCGTCGACCGTCGCGGCATCGTTCCGGACCACGACCGGCTCGGCTCCGGCGACCGCCAGCAGCTGCACCAGGTTGTAGGTGAACGAGTCGTAGTTGTCGATCACCAGGATCATCGTTCCAGCTCCTCGGCGAGGGCGACCGCAGCGAGAAGCGCCGCGGCCTTGTTCTCGGTCTCCTGCTCCTCCCGCCCCGGGTCGGAATCGGCGACGATGCCGGCGCCGGCAGTCACCGAGACCTCCGAACTGCCGGAGCCATCGTTCGACTTTCTGGCGACGAGCGTGCGGATCGTAATGCAGGTGTCGAGGTCGCCGGAAAAAGAGAGGTAGCCGGTGGCTCCGGCATAGAGTCCGCGCGACTCCGGCTCGAGCCGGTCGAGGATCTCGATCGCGCGGATCTTCGGCGCGCCCGAGACCGTCCCGGCGGGGAAAGCCGCCAGGAGCGCGTCGAGAGCGGACTTGCCCGGGGCGAGCTCCGCTTCGACGCTCGAAACCAGGTGAAGAACGTGCGAGTACTGTTCGACCTCGAGGAAGCTCTCGACCGAGACACTCCCCGGTGTCGCCACACGCCCCAGGTCGTTTCTCCCGAGGTCGACCAGCATCACGTGCTCGGCGCGCTCCTTCGGGTCGGCAAGGAGCTCCGCGGCGAGGGCGCGGTCAGCCTCGGCATCCGCACCGCGGCGCCGGGTGCCGGCGATCGGGCGGGTCACCAGCCGGTCGCCGGTCTTCTTGACGAGCATCTCCGGAGAGGCGCCGATGAGGGCGACCTCCGGGAACTCGAGCAGCACCATGTAGGGGCTCGGGTTCACCCGCCGCAGCGCGCGGTAGAGCGCCTCGGGCGTGGCTTCGGAAGCGAGTCGGAAGTGTCGCGCCAGGACGACCTGGAAGATGTCCCCGGCCAGAATGTGCTCCTTCGCGAGGGTCACCGCGCGCTGGAAGTCCGGCCCCGAGAGACTCGTCTCGGGAGCGCGGTCGAGGACCGGCCGCTCCTCCGGCAGCCGGATTGCGCGCACCCGGACATCGCGCGCCAGCGCGCCTTCGAGGCGGTCGAGGGCGCGTTCGGCCTCCGCCGCCGTCGTCTCGCCCTCGATCTCGTTGGCGACGAGCAGCAGTCGCTGCTGGGCATGGTCGAAAGCGATGACTTCGTCGAACCGCCCGAGGATCGCGACCGGCAGCCCCCAGGGATCGGGCGGCCGCGAAGGAATCCGCTCGACGAGCCGCACCAGATCGAAGCCGAACGTGCCGACGAAACCGCCGGCGAAAGGGACCGGCAGCTCGGGCGTCGAGTAGCCTTCGACGACCGCCCGGAGCGCGGCGAGCGGCGGTCCAGGGAGATCGCTCCTCCGGCCGTCGCGCTCCACCTCCAGGCGATCCGGATAGAGGCGATAGATCTCGCGCGGCGCGGCGCCGAGAAAGCTGAAGCGCGCCACCTGTTCGCCGCCGGTGACGCTCTCGAAGAGAAAGCGCACCGGCGAGAGCGCCTTGAGGCGCTGATAGACCGCGAGCGGCGTCACCGTCTCGGCCAGCAGCTCACGCAGGTGCGGAGTCACTCTCTTCATCTTGCCTTCTTTTCTGACGACCCTGGCCGCGGTGGCTCGCGCCGCTCGGCTTGCGTCGTTGCGGACGCAGCGCTGCTTCTCGGTAAAGGGAGGCTGTTGTCCACCGCGGGACTCGCTCGTCCCTGGTGGCGCGCGGAGAGCTCGCGGGCGAGGTCCAGCGTCGTCACGCCGTTCGCGCGCAGCAGCACGAGGAGGTGAAAGAGCAGATCGCTCGCCTCTTCGACCAGCCGTTGCTTCTGTTCGCGCCCTGAGCCTCGCGCCTCCGGCGCGGGGAGCTGCGTCCGGGAAGGCAGCGAGTCTGCCGGATGCAACGCCTCCCCTTTACCGGTCCTTTCGCCTTCCGGATCGCGAGCGTGGTGCGATGCGAGCGCGGCGATGACGACCTCGGTCGCCTCCTCGCCGACCTTCTGCGCCATGCGCTCGATGCCTTCGGCGAAGAGTCGCGCCGTGTAGCTCGCTTCCGGGTCGGCGCTGGCGCGAGCCGCGATGATGCGTTCGAGTGCTCCGAGGTCGAGACCCGCGCCCACTTCTCCGGCGGAGAAATCGGCATCGAAGCAGCTGGTGGCGCCGGTGTGGCAGGCGGGCCCTGCAGGAATCACCCGCAGGAGCAGGCTGTCGCCGTCGCAGTCGCGCTCGATCGAGACGAGCCGCAGGACGTTCCCGGAGGTCTCGCCCTTGCGCCAGAGGGCTCGTCGGCTGCGGCTCCAGAAATGCGCTTCGCCGGTCGCAAGAGTCATCGCTACGGCATCGGCGTTCGCCCAGGCGAGCATCAGGACGCGGCCGCTGAAGGCGTCCTGCGCGACCACAGGCAGGAGGCCTGCAGCGTCGTAGCGCAGGACTGCGGGGTCGAACTCTGCCAACGAAGACTCAGCGCTCACGAGACCCCCCTTACTGGAAACCCTTGTGCTGCAAGGTAGCGCTTCAACCCGGACACCGAAATCTCCTCGCGATGAAAGAGGCCGGCGGCGAGAACGGCGGCGGCGCCGGCGCCGAGCGCGGCGGCGAAGTCCTCCACCCGGCCGGCACCGCCCGAGGCGATGATCGGGATGTTCACCCGGGCGGCGGCCGCCGCAAGGAGATCGCAGTCGAAGCCGTCGCCCGTGCCGTCCCGGTCGATACTGGTCAGCAGGAGCTCACCGGCGCCGCGCTCGATCCCCTCGGCGATCCAGTCGAGCGCGTCGAGACCGGTCCGCTGACGGCCGCCCCGCGTGACGACCTCCCAACCGTCCCCGCCCTGCGCCGGCGTCCTGCGGCGCGCGTCGACGGAGAGCACGACGCACTGGCGGCCGTAGCGCTCGGCGAGCTCGGTCAGAAGGCCGGGACGCGCCACCGCTGCCGAGTTGACCGCCACCTTGTCGGCGCCGGCCGCGAGCAGATCGCGCGCATCGTCGAGGCTGCGCACTCCGCCGCCGACGGTGAGCGGAATGAAGACGCTGGCGGCGACCTCCTCGATCCAGGCGAGCGCCGGCCCGCGGCGCTCGTGCGAGGCGGCGACGTCGAGGAAGACAATCTCGTCGGCCCCCGCCGGCCCTTCGAGGCAGTAGCGCTGCGCCATTTCAGCGGGCGAACCCAGAACGGCCAGGTCCGCGAACCGCACCCCCTTCACCACCTTGCCGTCCGCGACATCGAGGCAGGGGATCACCCGGCAGGCAAGCGCCGTGGCTCCGGCGCCGCCGGCGGCACCGGCGAGCGGCGATGCCGCCGTGTTCATGCCGGCACCTCTGCCATCGAAGCGCGCAGCGCCTCGATGGCAGAGGGCAGATCGAGCCTGCCCTCGTAGAACGCCCGGCCGACGATGACTCCCGAGAGCTCGGGATGCGCAGCGGCAGCGACGATATCGCCCGCTCCGGAAACGCCTCCCGAGACGATTGCCCTCACCCCGAGAGCGCGCGCCACGCTGACCGCAAGGTCGAGATTCGGACCGTTCAGCATCCCGTCGCGGGCAATGTCCGTGACGAGCGCTTCGAGAAAAAGTCCGGTAAAGGGAAGAAGCTGCTTCAGCACCTCGTCGAGGCCCAGCGCGGTGCCCTCACGCCAGCCGGCTGCGCGAAGCTCGTCGCCGGCGAACTCGAGAGCGGGAACGATTCGACCGGGAGACTGTGCTGCCGCGCGCCCGAAGCCTGCGGGGTCGCGCACCACCATCGATCCGGCGATGACGCGATCGAACCCGCTCTCGAGAGCGGCGCGCAGCAACTCGGCGGTCCGCAAGCCACCCCCTAGCTGAAGCTTTTCGCGCTTCGCCGCCCGCGCCAGTTTCGCCAACGCACCCACTTGTCGTGGCTCTCCGAAAGCAGCGTCGAGGTCGACGATGTGCACACGCTCGGCGCCGGCTTCCTGAAAACGCGCCAGCACTTCGAGCGGGTCGGCGGCGTAGACCGTCGCTTCGGCGTCGCGCCCCTGCGCCAGGCGGACGACCTCGCCGCGCCGCAGATCGATCGAAGGTATCAGTTGCATGCGCCGTCTCCCCCGGAGAGCGCCAGGAAGTTGCGCAGCACCCGCAAACCCGCCTCGCCGCTCTTTTCGGGATGGAACTGGGTGCCGCAGATGCGGTCCCGCGCCGAGACGGCTGCGAACCTTCTGCCGTGCAGCGCGGTCGCCACGGTCTCGGTGTCCGGCTTTCCGGGGGCGCCGTCGCCTGCGTCGGCGTCGGGCGCGAAGCTGTGCACGAAGTAGACGTAGGCGTCGCTTTCGAGGCCATCGAGCAGCGGATGCGGCGAGTGCGTTTCGAGCCGGTTCCAACCGATGTGCGGCAGGGAGACGGTCGCCGGAAGCTCGGTAATCCGGCCGGCGAGCAGGGCGAGCCCGCCGGTGGCACCGAACTCGTCGCTGCCCTCGAAGAGCAGCTGGTAGCCGACGCAGATCCCGAGAAGATGAGCGCCCCCCGCGAGCGCCGCGCGCAGCGCCTCCTCGAGCGCGCCCCGAAGGCGCTCGCGGGGCGGACGGAAGGCACCCACACCGGGCAGCACGATACGGCGCGCCACGCGCACGGCGGCGGGATCCGCAGAGACGATCGGCCGCGCACCGGCCGCCGTGAGCGCGCGCGCCACGTTGCCGAGATTGCCGACGCCGAGGTCGAGGATCAGGGGTTCGGCGCTCATCGGGCGAGCGTCCCTTTGGTACTCGGGATCTCCGCGGTCGACCCGGCGCCTTCGCGCAGGGCCACCGCCTGCCGCAGAGCCACCGCCACCGCCTTGAAGCAGGCCTCGGCGACATGGTGCGGATTGCGCCCGGCCACAACGGTCAGGTGGAGCGTCAGACGCCCGCGATCGGCGAGCGCCTGGAAGAAGTCGGCGACCAGGGTGAGCGGGAACTCGCGCGTCACCCAGGCCTGCTCGAGCTCCGGCGGCAGGGTCCAGACGAAGTAGCCGCGGCCGGAGAGATCGATCACGGCCCGCGCCAGCGCCTCGTCGAGCGGCGCGTAGGCGTGCGCGAAACGCACCACGCCTCGGCGCTCGCCGAGCGCCCCGGCGAGCGCCTCGCCCAACACGAGCCCGGTGTCCTCCACCGTGTGATGCAGGTCGACCGAAGTATCACCCAGCGCCGCCAGCCGCAGACCGATTCCGGAATGCGTCGCGAGCGCCTCGAGCATGTGACCGAGAAAGCCGTTCGGAACGGTGATCGAGGTCGCTGTTCCTGACTCGAGATCCAATTCGACTTCGATTCGGGTTTCCTTCGTCTGGCGCTGGACGCTAGCTCGTCTCATCGCGGCTCCTGAAGCGAAAGGCTTCCAGTAAACGAAAAGTGACCGTTCAGCGCTCGTGCCGTGGCCCGGAGGGCCGCGCCGGTTCCGACGGAGAATCGCAGGCATCCTTCGAGGCCGGGTCCGGCGGAAACGTCGCGCACTCGAATCCCGCGCTCTGCGAGCGACCCCTTTACCAGCAGGCTTCTCTCTTTGCTGTTTCTCACCAACAGAAAATTCGCTTCGGAAGCGAAGACTTCCTCTTGGCTCGCCGCGAGCAGCGCGCGCCACTGCGCGCGCCGCGCGACGAGCAGGCGGACGCGACGCTCGACGAGCGCGGCGTTGTCGAGCGCCAGCTCGCCGGCGATGGCGCCGGCCTGGCCGAGGTTGTAGGGCAGCTTCACCTTGACGATCTCGCTCACCAGGTCCGGCGCGCCGAGAAGGTAGCCGAGGCGGAGGCCCGCGAGCGACCAGGCCTTGGAGAAGGTGCGGAAGATCACCAGGTTCGGATGCCGGGCGAGGAGTGGCCGGTAGTCGAAGCGGCAGAACTCGCCGTAGGCGTTGTCGAGCAGCAGCGGCGCGTCGGCATCCGCGAGCTTCGCCGCCCAGCGCGCGATCGTCGCCGGGGGGATCGCCTCGCCGGTCGGGTTGTTCGGCGAGGCGACGAGGACCGTCCGGCGCGGATCGCGGTCGATCTCGAGCTCGAGCTCGTCGGTCGGCAGCGCGAGGTCGGCGCGCGGTCCGATCGCCCGGTAGCGCGCGCCCGACTGGAGCGCGAAGACCGGATAGAGCCCGAAGCTCGGCGCGAGACCGAGAATCTCCCGCCCGGGACCGCCGACCGCGGCCATCGTCGCCGCGAGCAGCTCGTTCGAGCCGTTGCCGGCGAGCACGCCTTCGGGCATCCAGTCGTGGGCCGCAGCCAAACGCTCGCGCAGCCGCGCGGCATGAAAGTCCGGATAGCGCGCCCACTCGCGATCGAGCAGACGACGGGCGACCTCCTCCTTGATGCGCCGCGGCAGCTCCCACGGCACCTCGTTCTGGTCGAGCTTGAAGCGGCAGGGCGAGAGGTCGAGGGTATAGGCGCCGAGCGCCTGCACCTCGGGGCGCACGTAACGACTCATGCCCCACCTCGCCGAGCGGCGGCAGCGGCCGCGTGCGCCGGCAGCCCTTCGGCCTCGGCGAGAGCTGCCGCAGCCTTCGCGAAGCGCTCCGCCGCCGCCGGTTCGTGAACTTCGATGCGGTGGGTCCGGCGGCGAAAGCTCTCGACCGAGAGACCGGAGGCGAAGCGCGCCGTACCGCACGTCGGCAGGACGTGACTCGGGCCCGCGACATAGTCGCCGAAGACCTCGGGCGTGCGCGCGCCGACGAAGACCGCCCCGGCGCTCCCGAAGCGCGGCGCTGCCGCCTCGACCTCCGCCCCGACGAGCTGCAGGTGCTCCGGCGCGATCTCGCTGGCGAGCGCCACCGCGGCGGCGAGGTCGGCGACCAGCAGCGCGCCACCGTAGCCGCGCAGCGCGGCGAGAGCCGTGTCCGCCGTCGCGAGCGCCGGCAGCTGGCGCTCGACTGCCGACGCCACGCGCACCGCCAACCGGCGCGAAGTCGTCACGAGAAGCGCCGCGGCGCGCGGATCGTGCTCGGCCTGCGCCAGGAGATCGGCGGCGATCCACTCCGCATCGGCCTCTTCCCCGGCCACGATGACGACCTCGGAGGGGCCCATCAAGCCGTCGATGGCGACGACGCCTGCGACCTGCCGCTTCGCCGCGGTCACCCAGGCGTTGCCCGGACCCGCGATGGCGTCGACCCGTCGCACCGACTCGGTGCCGTAGGCCAGCGCCGCGACGGCATGCGCTCCGCCGACGCCCCAGATCTCGTCGACTCCGAGCCGCGCCAGCGTATAGCGCAGGACCGGCTGCGCGAGGTAGGTCCGTGCGGGCGTCGCGACCACGATCTCCGAGACCCCGGCGACCTGGGCCGGTACAGCCGTCATGATTGCGGTCGAGGGGTAGCTCGCCCGCCCTCCGGGCACGTAGAGACCGACGCGAGCGAGTGGCTGCACGACCTCCGCGAGGGTCACCCCCGCGCACTCGACGCTGAAACCGTCGCCCGCAGCCCGGAGCTGTGCGCGATGGAAGTGCCCGACGTTCTCGATCGCCAGCTCGACCGCGTCCTGGACCGCCGGCGTGACATTGCGCCAGCCGCCGTCCCCGGGGAGCGGTGCGAGCCGCAGGTCGGCCATCGTGCTGGCGGCAGCGCAGCCATCATGGGCGCGCGCCGCATCGAGCAACGCCGCGTCGCCGCCCTTGCGAATGGCGGCGACGATGCGGCGCGCCGTCTTCTCCACCCGGGTATCGAGAACGGTCGCCAGGCGCAGGGCGATGCGCCGCCGGAGCCGAAGTCCCGCTGGCCGGTCGGAGTGCACGATGCGCAGGGCTTTCATGCCGCGACTCCCGCCCGTTCCAGACGGCCCAGGAGGCCGGTGAGCTCGGCGCGCCGCATCTGCCATGCGGCACGATGGACCACGAAGCAGGGGGCGATCTCGCGCACCGGCTCGATCTCCGCGAGGCCGTGCGCCCGGAGCGTCGAGCCGCTCTGCACGATGTCGAGGATGAAGTCGGCGAGGCCCACCAGCGGCGCGAGCTCGATCGAGCCCGAGAGCTCGAGAATCTCGGCGCTCCAGGGCTGGCGCTCGAGAAAGCGCTCCGCCGTGCGGGGATACTTGGTGGCGAGCCTCACCTGCTCCCCGGCACCCGGCAGCGCTCGCCCCGCGCGGCCGATGAGCGACAGACGGCTGCGCCCCCCGGCGAGCTCGAGCGGTACGAGCAGGTCGCCATCGACCTCGTCGAGCACGTCGCGGCCGACGATGCCGCAGTCTGCGACCCCGCGCCCAACGTAGAGCGGCAGGTCGCGGTCCTTGAGCAGCAGGACTTCGAGGCCGAGCTCCGGAAAGACGTGCCAGAGCCGGCGCGAATCGCGCGCCGCCGCACTGTCGAGTCCGGAGAGATCGAGACCGCCGGCCGCGAAGGCCGCGAGCGCGGTTTCGAGGTTGCGGCCCTTGGGTAGCGCGAGGCGGATCAAGAGAGCTCCTCCTGAATTCTGGGCTCGGTCAACGCATCGAGTCGGATCGAGAATCCGACCGCGGCGACTTCGGCCCCGAGCTTGCGAAAGAGGGCGTCGTAGCGCCCGCCGCTCGCCACCGGCCGGGCACGCCCAGGGAGGTAGGCACGCAGCACCAGGCCATCGTAGTAGGACCGGAAATCGCGACCACCCGACTCTCCGGTCGCGGCGGCGATGGCGAGTGTCGAGAAGTCGGCGAACTCCGCCAGATCGATCGTGACCGCGACCGTGGGTTCGAGGCGCGCCAACTCCCGCCGCAGTTCCTCCAGCCTGGCGAGGGCGGCCGCACCGCGCACCCCGAGCGCCTCGCCCGCGCGCGGTGAGCCCTGGTCGAGGATCTCGCCGATCGCTGTCTGCACGGCGACTGCGCCGGCCGCGGCGGCCCCGCCCGATGCTGTGCCGGCGGTCGGGCTCGAGGCTCCCAGGCGCGCGGCGCCACGCTCCCGGCGCGCGACCGCCCGCGCGAGCTCTGGAGCCCGCTCGCGACCGACCGCCGCCACGAGAAGATC comes from the Thermoanaerobaculia bacterium genome and includes:
- a CDS encoding 1-(5-phosphoribosyl)-5-((5-phosphoribosylamino)methylideneamino)imidazole-4-carboxamide isomerase (catalyzes the formation of 5-(5-phospho-1-deoxyribulos-1-ylamino)methylideneamino-l-(5-phosphoribosyl)imidazole-4-carboxamide from 1-(5-phosphoribosyl)-5-[(5-phosphoribosylamino)methylideneamino] imidazole-4-carboxamide), which produces MQLIPSIDLRRGEVVRLAQGRDAEATVYAADPLEVLARFQEAGAERVHIVDLDAAFGEPRQVGALAKLARAAKREKLQLGGGLRTAELLRAALESGFDRVIAGSMVVRDPAGFGRAAAQSPGRIVPALEFAGDELRAAGWREGTALGLDEVLKQLLPFTGLFLEALVTDIARDGMLNGPNLDLAVSVARALGVRAIVSGGVSGAGDIVAAAAHPELSGVIVGRAFYEGRLDLPSAIEALRASMAEVPA
- a CDS encoding chorismate-binding protein translates to MKRVTPHLRELLAETVTPLAVYQRLKALSPVRFLFESVTGGEQVARFSFLGAAPREIYRLYPDRLEVERDGRRSDLPGPPLAALRAVVEGYSTPELPVPFAGGFVGTFGFDLVRLVERIPSRPPDPWGLPVAILGRFDEVIAFDHAQQRLLLVANEIEGETTAAEAERALDRLEGALARDVRVRAIRLPEERPVLDRAPETSLSGPDFQRAVTLAKEHILAGDIFQVVLARHFRLASEATPEALYRALRRVNPSPYMVLLEFPEVALIGASPEMLVKKTGDRLVTRPIAGTRRRGADAEADRALAAELLADPKERAEHVMLVDLGRNDLGRVATPGSVSVESFLEVEQYSHVLHLVSSVEAELAPGKSALDALLAAFPAGTVSGAPKIRAIEILDRLEPESRGLYAGATGYLSFSGDLDTCITIRTLVARKSNDGSGSSEVSVTAGAGIVADSDPGREEQETENKAAALLAAVALAEELER
- the hisH gene encoding imidazole glycerol phosphate synthase subunit HisH, translating into MSAEPLILDLGVGNLGNVARALTAAGARPIVSADPAAVRVARRIVLPGVGAFRPPRERLRGALEEALRAALAGGAHLLGICVGYQLLFEGSDEFGATGGLALLAGRITELPATVSLPHIGWNRLETHSPHPLLDGLESDAYVYFVHSFAPDADAGDGAPGKPDTETVATALHGRRFAAVSARDRICGTQFHPEKSGEAGLRVLRNFLALSGGDGACN
- a CDS encoding bifunctional phosphoribosyl-AMP cyclohydrolase/phosphoribosyl-ATP diphosphatase HisIE yields the protein MSAESSLAEFDPAVLRYDAAGLLPVVAQDAFSGRVLMLAWANADAVAMTLATGEAHFWSRSRRALWRKGETSGNVLRLVSIERDCDGDSLLLRVIPAGPACHTGATSCFDADFSAGEVGAGLDLGALERIIAARASADPEASYTARLFAEGIERMAQKVGEEATEVVIAALASHHARDPEGERTGKGEALHPADSLPSRTQLPAPEARGSGREQKQRLVEEASDLLFHLLVLLRANGVTTLDLARELSARHQGRASPAVDNSLPLPRSSAASATTQAERREPPRPGSSEKKAR
- the hisF gene encoding imidazole glycerol phosphate synthase subunit HisF; amino-acid sequence: MNTAASPLAGAAGGAGATALACRVIPCLDVADGKVVKGVRFADLAVLGSPAEMAQRYCLEGPAGADEIVFLDVAASHERRGPALAWIEEVAASVFIPLTVGGGVRSLDDARDLLAAGADKVAVNSAAVARPGLLTELAERYGRQCVVLSVDARRRTPAQGGDGWEVVTRGGRQRTGLDALDWIAEGIERGAGELLLTSIDRDGTGDGFDCDLLAAAAARVNIPIIASGGAGRVEDFAAALGAGAAAVLAAGLFHREEISVSGLKRYLAAQGFPVRGVS